A DNA window from Enterobacter asburiae contains the following coding sequences:
- the tsgA gene encoding MFS transporter TsgA: MTNSNRIKLTWISFFSYALTGALVIVTGMVMGNIADYFQLPVSSMSNTFTFLNAGILISIFLNAWLMEIVPLKTQLRFGFVLMVAAVAGLMLSHSIALFSAAMFVLGLVSGITMSIGTFLITHMYEGRQRGARLLFTDSFFSMAGMIFPMLAAVLLARSIEWYWVYACIGLVYVAIFILTFGCKFPVLGKKAQTTAEPVAKEKWGIGVLFLSIAALCYILGQLGFISWVPEYAKGLGMSLNDAGKLVSDFWMSYMFGMWAFSFILRFFDLQRILTVLAGLATVLMYLFINGSPEHMPWFILTLGFFSSAIYTSIITLGSLQTKVASPKLVNFVLTCGTIGTMLTFVVTGPIVAHSGPLAALHTANGLYAVVFIMCFVLGFVTRHRQHNAAAASH, translated from the coding sequence ATGACTAACAGCAATCGCATCAAGCTCACATGGATCAGCTTCTTCTCCTACGCCCTGACCGGCGCGTTGGTGATCGTCACCGGGATGGTGATGGGGAATATCGCAGACTACTTCCAGCTGCCCGTTTCCAGCATGAGTAACACCTTTACCTTCCTCAACGCGGGGATCCTGATCTCTATCTTCCTGAATGCCTGGCTGATGGAAATCGTCCCGCTGAAAACCCAGCTGCGCTTTGGCTTTGTGCTGATGGTTGCCGCCGTGGCGGGCCTGATGCTGAGCCACAGCATCGCCCTGTTCTCCGCCGCCATGTTCGTGCTCGGTCTGGTGAGCGGGATCACCATGTCGATCGGTACGTTCCTGATTACCCACATGTATGAAGGCCGCCAGCGCGGCGCGCGTCTGCTGTTTACCGACTCCTTCTTCAGCATGGCCGGAATGATTTTTCCGATGCTCGCGGCGGTTCTGCTGGCGCGCAGCATTGAGTGGTACTGGGTCTATGCCTGCATCGGCCTGGTCTACGTGGCGATCTTTATTCTGACCTTCGGCTGCAAGTTCCCGGTGCTGGGCAAGAAAGCGCAAACCACCGCAGAGCCTGTTGCGAAAGAAAAGTGGGGCATCGGCGTGCTGTTCCTCTCCATCGCCGCGCTGTGCTACATCCTGGGCCAGCTGGGCTTTATCTCCTGGGTACCGGAGTATGCCAAAGGTCTGGGCATGAGCCTGAACGACGCGGGTAAACTGGTGAGCGATTTCTGGATGTCTTACATGTTCGGCATGTGGGCGTTTAGCTTCATCCTGCGCTTCTTCGACCTGCAGCGCATTCTGACCGTGCTGGCGGGGCTGGCGACCGTGCTGATGTACCTGTTCATCAACGGTTCACCGGAGCATATGCCGTGGTTCATTCTGACCCTGGGCTTCTTCTCCAGCGCCATTTATACCTCTATCATCACCCTGGGCTCCCTGCAGACCAAAGTGGCCTCGCCGAAGCTGGTTAACTTCGTCCTGACCTGCGGCACCATCGGCACCATGCTGACCTTCGTGGTCACTGGCCCGATCGTCGCCCACAGCGGTCCGCTGGCGGCGCTGCACACCGCAAACGGCCTGTATGCCGTGGTGTTTATCATGTGCTTCGTTCTGGGCTTCGTGACCCGCCACCGCCAGCACAACGCGGCGGCAGCGTCTCACTAA
- a CDS encoding cytosine deaminase, translated as MSTAPLWLVQNVRLPGREGLWQLAIGNGRFGDITPMDDTHAESYEVLNARGGLAIPPFIEPHIHLDTTQTAGEPNWNQSGTLFEGIERWAERKALLSHEDVKARAWKTLKWQIANGIQFVRTHVDVSDPTLTALKAMLEVKQEVAPWVTLQIVAFPQEGILSYPNGTALLEEALRLGADVVGAIPHFEFTREYGVQSLHIAFELAKKYDRPLDIHCDEIDDEQSRFVETVAMLAYEAGIGPRVTASHTTAMHSYNGAYTSRLFRLLKMSGINFVANPLVNIHLQGRFDDYPKRRGITRVRELQEAGINVCFGHDDVFDPWYPLGTGNMLQVLHMGLHVCQMMGYPQIDSGLNLITHNSARTFGLSDYGIATGNPANLIILPAESGFEAVRCQVPVRWSIRQGRVIATTQLAQTWIQMDIGGEEVSFARNSPSAERKGA; from the coding sequence ATGTCTACAGCACCGTTATGGCTTGTTCAGAATGTTCGTTTACCGGGTCGGGAAGGGCTGTGGCAGCTCGCCATTGGGAACGGGCGATTTGGTGACATCACTCCGATGGACGACACCCACGCCGAAAGTTATGAAGTATTGAACGCGCGCGGCGGGCTTGCGATCCCGCCGTTCATTGAGCCGCATATTCATCTTGATACGACCCAGACCGCGGGTGAGCCGAACTGGAACCAGTCCGGCACGCTATTCGAAGGCATTGAGCGCTGGGCGGAGCGCAAGGCGTTGCTCAGCCATGAGGATGTTAAAGCGCGCGCCTGGAAAACGCTGAAGTGGCAAATTGCCAACGGCATCCAGTTTGTCCGTACCCATGTGGATGTCTCCGACCCGACGCTCACCGCCCTGAAGGCGATGCTGGAGGTGAAGCAGGAGGTTGCCCCGTGGGTGACGCTGCAAATCGTCGCGTTCCCGCAGGAAGGTATTCTCTCTTACCCGAACGGCACGGCGCTGCTGGAAGAGGCGTTAAGGCTGGGGGCCGACGTGGTTGGGGCGATCCCGCACTTCGAGTTCACCCGCGAGTATGGCGTGCAGTCGCTGCATATCGCTTTTGAACTGGCGAAGAAATATGACCGTCCGCTGGATATCCACTGCGATGAAATCGACGACGAGCAGTCGCGATTTGTCGAGACAGTGGCAATGCTGGCGTATGAGGCCGGCATCGGCCCGCGCGTGACGGCCAGCCACACCACCGCCATGCATTCCTACAACGGCGCTTACACCTCGCGGCTCTTCCGTCTGCTGAAAATGTCGGGGATTAACTTCGTCGCTAACCCGCTGGTCAATATTCATCTTCAGGGGCGCTTTGATGACTATCCGAAGCGCCGCGGCATCACCCGGGTGAGAGAGCTACAGGAAGCGGGCATTAACGTCTGCTTCGGTCATGACGACGTCTTCGACCCGTGGTACCCGCTCGGCACCGGCAACATGCTGCAGGTGCTGCACATGGGGCTGCACGTCTGTCAGATGATGGGCTATCCGCAAATCGACAGCGGCCTGAATCTCATCACCCATAACAGCGCCCGTACCTTCGGCCTGAGCGATTACGGTATTGCCACGGGGAACCCGGCGAACCTGATTATTCTGCCTGCCGAGAGCGGGTTTGAAGCGGTGCGCTGTCAGGTGCCTGTGCGCTGGTCGATTCGTCAGGGACGGGTGATCGCCACGACGCAGCTGGCGCAGACGTGGATCCAGATGGATATCGGAGGAGAAGAGGTAAGTTTTGCCAGAAACAGCCCCTCTGCCGAGCGCAAAGGGGCGTAG
- the nirB gene encoding nitrite reductase large subunit NirB, whose product MSKVRLAIIGNGMVGHRFIEDLLDKADAEQFDITVFCEEPRKAYDRVHLSSYFSHHTAEELSLVREGFYEKHGVKVLVGERAITINRQEKVIHSSAGRTVFYDKLIMATGSYPWIPPIKGSETQDCFVYRTIEDLNAIESCARRSRRGAVVGGGLLGLEAAGALKNLGVETHVIEFAPMLMAEQLDHMGGDQLRRKIESMGVKVHTSKNTKEIVQEGTEARKTMRFADGSELEVDFIVFSTGIRPRDKLATQCGLAVAQRGGIMINDACQTSDPDIYAIGECASWNNRVYGLVAPGYKMAQVAVDHILGSENAFTGADMSAKLKLLGVDVGGIGDAHGRTPGARSYVYLDESKEVYKRLIVSQDNKTLLGAVLVGDTSDFGNLLQLVLNAIELPENPDALILPAHASSGKPSIGVDKLPDSAQICSCFDVTKGMLISAINKGCHTVAALKAETKAGTGCGGCIPLVTQVLNAELAKQGIEVNNNLCEHFAYSRQELYHLIRVEGIKSFDELLAKHGQGYGCEVCKPTVGSLLASCWNEYVLKPEHTPLQDTNDNFLANIQKDGTYSVIPRSAGGEITPEGLVAVGRIAREFNLYTKITGSQRIGLFGAQKDDLPEIWRQLIEAGFETGHAYAKALRMAKTCVGSTWCRYGVGDSVGFGVELENRYKGIRTPHKMKFGVSGCTRECAEAQGKDVGIIATEKGWNLYVCGNGGMKPRHADLLAADLDRDTLVQYLDRFMMFYIRTADKLTRTASWLDNLEGGIDYLKAVIIDDKLGLNEHLEAEMARLREAVICEWTETVNTPAAQTRFKHFINSTQRDPNVQVVPEREQHRPATPYERIPVTLVEENA is encoded by the coding sequence ATGAGCAAAGTCAGACTCGCTATCATCGGTAACGGCATGGTCGGCCACCGCTTTATCGAGGATCTTCTCGATAAGGCCGATGCTGAGCAGTTCGATATTACCGTGTTCTGTGAAGAACCCCGCAAGGCGTACGACCGTGTGCACCTGTCTTCCTACTTTTCCCATCATACCGCCGAAGAGCTCTCTCTGGTGCGCGAAGGTTTCTACGAGAAGCATGGCGTAAAAGTGCTGGTGGGCGAACGCGCTATCACCATCAACCGTCAGGAAAAAGTGATCCACTCCAGCGCCGGGCGTACGGTTTTTTACGACAAGCTGATCATGGCGACGGGCTCCTATCCGTGGATCCCGCCGATCAAAGGCTCGGAAACTCAGGATTGCTTCGTCTACCGTACCATTGAAGACCTCAACGCCATCGAATCCTGCGCCCGTCGCAGCCGTCGCGGCGCGGTCGTCGGCGGCGGCCTGCTGGGTCTGGAAGCGGCAGGCGCGCTGAAAAACCTCGGCGTTGAAACCCACGTCATCGAATTTGCCCCGATGCTGATGGCCGAACAGCTCGACCACATGGGCGGTGACCAGCTGCGTCGTAAAATCGAAAGCATGGGCGTGAAGGTTCACACCAGCAAGAACACCAAAGAGATCGTTCAGGAAGGGACTGAAGCGCGCAAAACCATGCGCTTTGCCGACGGCAGCGAGCTGGAAGTGGACTTCATCGTCTTCTCCACCGGTATTCGTCCGCGCGACAAGCTGGCGACCCAGTGCGGGCTGGCCGTGGCGCAGCGCGGCGGGATCATGATCAACGACGCCTGCCAGACCTCCGATCCGGATATCTACGCGATTGGCGAATGCGCCAGCTGGAATAACCGCGTATACGGTCTGGTGGCGCCGGGCTACAAAATGGCGCAGGTCGCCGTGGACCATATCCTCGGCAGCGAAAACGCGTTTACCGGTGCAGACATGAGCGCCAAGCTGAAGCTGCTGGGCGTGGACGTGGGCGGTATTGGCGATGCGCATGGCCGCACGCCCGGCGCTCGCAGCTATGTCTATCTCGACGAAAGCAAAGAAGTCTACAAACGCCTCATCGTCAGCCAGGACAACAAAACCCTGCTCGGCGCGGTGCTGGTGGGCGACACCAGCGACTTCGGCAACCTGCTCCAGCTGGTGCTGAACGCCATCGAACTGCCGGAAAACCCGGACGCGCTGATCCTCCCGGCGCACGCGTCCAGCGGCAAGCCGTCTATCGGCGTGGATAAACTGCCGGACAGCGCGCAGATTTGCTCCTGCTTCGACGTCACCAAAGGCATGCTAATCTCCGCCATCAACAAAGGCTGCCACACAGTTGCGGCGCTGAAAGCGGAAACCAAAGCCGGTACCGGCTGCGGCGGCTGTATTCCGCTGGTCACTCAGGTGCTGAACGCCGAACTGGCGAAACAGGGCATCGAAGTGAACAACAACCTGTGCGAGCACTTCGCGTATTCTCGCCAGGAGCTGTATCACCTGATCCGCGTGGAAGGCATCAAGTCCTTCGACGAACTGCTGGCGAAACACGGCCAGGGCTACGGCTGCGAAGTGTGTAAACCGACCGTCGGCTCCCTGCTGGCCTCCTGCTGGAACGAGTACGTACTCAAGCCGGAACACACGCCGCTACAGGACACCAACGACAACTTTCTGGCGAACATCCAGAAAGACGGCACCTACTCCGTTATTCCACGCTCAGCCGGTGGCGAAATCACGCCGGAAGGGCTGGTCGCCGTGGGTCGTATTGCGCGTGAATTTAACCTCTACACCAAAATTACCGGCTCCCAGCGTATCGGCCTGTTTGGCGCGCAGAAAGACGATCTGCCGGAAATCTGGCGTCAGCTGATTGAAGCGGGCTTCGAAACCGGTCACGCGTACGCCAAAGCGCTGCGCATGGCGAAAACCTGCGTGGGAAGCACCTGGTGCCGCTACGGCGTCGGCGACAGCGTGGGCTTCGGCGTGGAGCTGGAAAACCGCTACAAAGGCATCCGCACCCCGCACAAGATGAAGTTTGGCGTCTCCGGCTGTACCCGCGAATGTGCGGAAGCGCAGGGTAAAGACGTAGGTATTATCGCCACCGAAAAAGGCTGGAACCTGTACGTCTGCGGCAACGGCGGGATGAAGCCACGCCACGCGGACCTGCTGGCGGCGGATCTCGATCGCGACACGCTGGTTCAGTATCTCGACCGCTTCATGATGTTCTATATCCGCACCGCCGATAAGCTGACCCGTACCGCCTCCTGGCTCGATAACCTGGAAGGCGGCATCGACTACCTGAAAGCGGTGATCATCGACGACAAGCTGGGGCTGAACGAGCATCTGGAAGCCGAGATGGCGCGCCTGCGCGAGGCGGTGATCTGCGAGTGGACGGAAACCGTCAACACCCCGGCGGCGCAGACGCGCTTCAAACACTTTATCAACAGCACCCAGCGCGACCCGAACGTACAGGTTGTACCGGAGCGTGAACAGCATCGTCCGGCGACACCGTATGAACGTATTCCGGTCACGCTGGTGGAGGAAAACGCATGA
- the nirD gene encoding nitrite reductase small subunit NirD: protein MSQWINICDINDIIPATGVCALLGSEQVAIFRPRHDEQVFAISNIDPFFEASVLSRGLIAEHQGELWVASPLKKQRFRLSDGYCMEDESHSVKHYDVRVKDGKVQLKG, encoded by the coding sequence ATGAGCCAGTGGATAAACATTTGCGATATTAACGACATCATCCCGGCCACCGGCGTATGCGCGCTGCTGGGCAGCGAGCAGGTTGCGATTTTCCGCCCTCGCCACGATGAACAGGTTTTTGCCATCAGCAATATCGACCCGTTCTTCGAGGCCAGCGTGCTTTCCCGCGGACTGATTGCCGAGCATCAGGGCGAACTGTGGGTCGCCAGCCCGCTGAAAAAGCAGCGTTTCCGCTTAAGCGACGGCTACTGCATGGAAGATGAGAGTCATTCAGTGAAGCACTATGACGTTCGCGTGAAGGACGGCAAGGTGCAGCTGAAAGGCTGA
- the cysG gene encoding siroheme synthase CysG, which translates to MDHLPIFCQLRNRDCLLVGGGDVAERKARLLLEAGARLTVNALTFAPQFEVWAQEGMLTLEQGEFDESLLDTCWLTIAATDDDEVNQRVSDACEARRIFCNVVDAPKEASFIMPSIIDRSPLMIAVSSGGRSPVLARLLREKLEAVLPQHLGQIAHYAGQLRSRVKQTFSTVGERRRFWEKFFVNDRLAQSLANQDTKAVEETTEQLLSEPLDHRGEVVLVGAGPGDAGLLTLKGLQQIQQADTVVYDRLVSDDIMNLVRRDADRVFVGKRAGYHCVPQEEINQILLREAQKGKRVVRLKGGDPFIFGRGGEELETLCDAGIPFSVVPGITAASGCSAYSGIPLTHRDYAQSVRLVTGHLKTGCELDWHNLAAEKQTLVFYMGLNQAATIQAKLLEHGMEADMPVALVENGTSIKQRVVDGVLTQLGELAQQVESPALIVVGRVVELRDKLNWFSNH; encoded by the coding sequence GTGGATCACCTGCCGATTTTCTGTCAATTACGCAACCGCGACTGCCTGCTCGTGGGCGGCGGCGACGTGGCTGAACGCAAAGCGCGCCTGCTGCTAGAGGCTGGCGCCCGGCTCACCGTCAATGCCCTCACCTTCGCCCCACAGTTTGAGGTCTGGGCTCAGGAAGGGATGCTCACGCTGGAACAGGGTGAGTTTGATGAATCCCTGCTCGATACCTGCTGGCTGACGATTGCCGCAACGGACGACGATGAAGTGAACCAGCGCGTCAGCGACGCCTGCGAAGCGCGTCGAATCTTCTGCAACGTGGTGGATGCGCCGAAAGAGGCCAGCTTTATCATGCCCTCGATTATCGACCGCTCGCCGCTGATGATTGCGGTATCGTCCGGCGGACGCTCGCCGGTTCTCGCCCGCCTGCTGCGGGAAAAGCTGGAGGCCGTGCTGCCGCAGCACCTTGGTCAGATTGCGCATTACGCCGGGCAGCTCCGCTCCCGCGTGAAGCAAACCTTCTCGACCGTGGGCGAGCGCCGTCGCTTCTGGGAAAAATTCTTTGTGAACGACAGGCTGGCGCAGTCGCTGGCGAATCAGGACACCAAAGCCGTTGAAGAGACGACCGAACAGCTGCTCAGCGAGCCGCTGGACCATCGCGGTGAAGTGGTGCTGGTGGGCGCAGGCCCCGGCGATGCGGGCTTGCTGACGCTGAAAGGGCTACAGCAGATCCAGCAGGCCGATACCGTGGTTTACGATCGCCTGGTCTCCGATGACATCATGAACCTGGTACGCCGCGATGCCGACCGCGTATTCGTTGGAAAACGGGCGGGCTATCACTGCGTGCCGCAGGAGGAGATTAACCAGATCCTGCTGCGCGAGGCGCAGAAAGGTAAGCGCGTGGTGCGCCTTAAGGGTGGCGATCCGTTTATCTTTGGTCGCGGCGGCGAGGAGCTGGAAACCCTGTGTGACGCGGGCATTCCGTTCTCCGTGGTGCCGGGCATTACGGCGGCATCCGGCTGCTCAGCTTACTCTGGCATTCCGCTGACCCACCGCGACTATGCCCAGAGCGTGCGTCTGGTGACGGGCCATCTGAAAACCGGCTGCGAGCTGGACTGGCATAACCTGGCCGCGGAAAAGCAGACGCTGGTCTTCTACATGGGGCTGAACCAGGCCGCGACGATTCAGGCGAAGCTGCTGGAGCACGGCATGGAGGCTGATATGCCGGTTGCGCTGGTGGAAAACGGTACGTCCATCAAGCAACGCGTAGTGGATGGCGTACTGACGCAGCTCGGTGAACTGGCGCAGCAGGTCGAAAGCCCGGCGCTGATTGTGGTGGGTCGCGTGGTTGAGCTGCGCGATAAGCTGAACTGGTTCTCAAATCACTAA
- a CDS encoding YhfL family protein produces MFKLAKAAVLVGLLSTLTACTGHVQNTKNNCSYDYLLHPAISISKIIGGCGPAAQQ; encoded by the coding sequence ATGTTCAAACTGGCAAAAGCCGCCGTTCTGGTTGGCCTGTTATCGACTCTGACTGCCTGTACCGGTCATGTACAGAACACCAAAAATAACTGCAGCTACGATTACCTGCTGCACCCGGCGATCTCCATTTCGAAGATCATCGGCGGTTGCGGCCCGGCGGCGCAGCAGTAA
- the trpS gene encoding tryptophan--tRNA ligase, translating to MTKPIVFSGAQPSGELTIGNYMGALRQWVSMQDEYHCIYCIVDLHAITARQDPEKLRKATLDTLALYLACGIDPEKSTIFVQSHVPEHAQLGWALNCYTYFGELSRMTQFKDKSARYSENINAGLFDYPVLMAADILLYQTNQVPVGEDQKQHLELSRDIAQRFNAIYGDVFKVPEPFIPKSGARVMSLLEPTKKMSKSDDNRNNVIGLLEDPKSVVKKLKRAVTDSDEPPVVRYDVQNKAGVSNLLDILSGVTGQSIPELEKHFEGKMYGHLKGEVADAVSGMLTELQERYHRYRNDEAFLQKVMKDGAEKASARASETLKAVYEAIGFVGKP from the coding sequence ATGACTAAGCCCATCGTTTTTAGTGGCGCACAGCCTTCAGGTGAATTGACCATTGGTAACTACATGGGTGCGTTACGTCAGTGGGTCAGCATGCAGGATGAGTACCATTGCATTTACTGCATCGTCGATCTCCATGCGATTACCGCGCGTCAGGATCCTGAGAAGCTGCGTAAAGCCACCCTGGACACCCTGGCGCTGTACCTGGCCTGCGGCATCGATCCTGAGAAGAGCACCATTTTCGTTCAGTCTCACGTGCCGGAGCACGCGCAGCTGGGCTGGGCGCTGAACTGCTACACCTATTTCGGCGAGCTGAGCCGTATGACCCAGTTCAAGGATAAATCCGCGCGCTACTCTGAAAACATCAACGCCGGTCTGTTCGACTATCCGGTGCTGATGGCGGCGGACATCCTGCTGTATCAAACCAACCAGGTACCGGTAGGTGAAGACCAGAAGCAGCACCTGGAGCTGAGCCGCGATATCGCCCAGCGCTTTAACGCGATTTACGGCGATGTGTTTAAAGTGCCAGAGCCATTCATTCCGAAGTCCGGTGCGCGCGTGATGTCGCTGCTGGAGCCGACCAAGAAGATGTCCAAGTCTGACGATAACCGCAACAACGTTATCGGCCTGCTGGAAGATCCGAAATCCGTCGTCAAAAAGCTCAAGCGCGCAGTCACCGACTCCGACGAGCCGCCTGTAGTGCGCTACGACGTGCAGAACAAAGCGGGCGTCTCCAACCTGCTGGATATCCTCTCCGGCGTGACCGGCCAGAGCATTCCTGAACTGGAAAAACACTTCGAAGGCAAGATGTACGGCCACCTGAAAGGTGAAGTGGCAGACGCCGTTTCCGGCATGCTTACCGAGCTGCAGGAGCGTTATCACCGCTACCGTAACGACGAAGCTTTCCTGCAGAAGGTGATGAAAGACGGCGCGGAAAAAGCCAGCGCGCGCGCGTCCGAAACCCTGAAAGCGGTGTACGAAGCGATTGGGTTTGTGGGTAAACCGTAG